A genomic window from Corynebacterium fournieri includes:
- a CDS encoding ABC transporter ATP-binding protein, with the protein MDLIRLTARFGKRYAGQFALVITLQLVTTLATLYLPDLNADIINNGVAQADVPYIWRVGRTMLLVALVQIVAAIGAVWFASQVAMKTGRDIRAAVYDRVSGFTSEDMARFGTATLVTRGTNDVQQVQMTFLLFMNFMVAAPIMAVGGIVMALRQDAGMSWLVVTAVLVLAVVVGIIAALLMPMFKRMQVKLDNINGLLREQIAGIRVVRAFGREDYEEQRFHTANEEISRISLNIGRVFVTMFPVIMLILNLATAAVLWFGGHRVDDGLVEVGSLTAFMQYLMQILMAVMMGVFMLMMLPRAIVCADRVEEVLGHEVDTAAAEGASISEGTVRFEDVSYTYPGAEKPVLEGVSFEARPGTTTAIIGSTGSGKTTLVGLLPRLYSPTSGRVLIDGVPVSAIARADLVGAVAMVPQKPWLFSGTVASNLRIGKPDATDDELWAALRTAQAGFVDNLDMPIAQGGTNVSGGQRQRLCIARMLVSDPKVYVFDDSFSALDAATEANLNVAMREDARDKTVIVVAQKVSSIRHADQILVMEAGRIVARGTHNELLAQSETYREIAQSQEVDA; encoded by the coding sequence GTGGATCTCATCCGACTCACCGCGCGCTTTGGCAAACGCTACGCCGGCCAATTCGCATTGGTCATCACGTTACAGCTGGTCACAACCCTGGCCACGCTGTATTTGCCGGACTTGAACGCGGACATCATCAACAACGGTGTCGCGCAAGCGGACGTGCCGTACATCTGGCGCGTGGGCCGCACGATGCTGCTGGTTGCGCTGGTCCAGATCGTGGCGGCCATCGGCGCGGTGTGGTTCGCCTCCCAGGTGGCCATGAAGACCGGCCGGGACATCAGGGCCGCCGTCTACGACCGGGTATCGGGCTTCACCAGCGAGGACATGGCCCGCTTCGGCACCGCCACCCTGGTCACCCGCGGCACCAACGACGTCCAGCAGGTGCAGATGACATTCCTGCTGTTCATGAACTTCATGGTCGCCGCGCCGATCATGGCTGTCGGCGGCATTGTCATGGCGCTGCGCCAAGACGCCGGCATGTCCTGGCTGGTGGTCACCGCCGTGCTCGTGCTGGCGGTGGTGGTGGGCATCATCGCCGCGCTGCTCATGCCCATGTTCAAGCGCATGCAGGTGAAGCTGGACAACATCAACGGCCTGCTGCGCGAGCAGATCGCCGGCATCCGCGTGGTGCGCGCGTTCGGCCGCGAGGACTACGAGGAGCAGCGCTTCCACACCGCGAACGAGGAGATCAGCCGCATCAGCCTCAACATCGGCCGCGTGTTCGTGACCATGTTCCCGGTCATCATGCTCATTTTGAACCTCGCCACCGCCGCGGTGCTGTGGTTCGGCGGGCACCGCGTGGACGACGGCCTGGTGGAGGTCGGCTCGCTGACGGCGTTTATGCAGTACCTGATGCAGATTCTGATGGCGGTGATGATGGGCGTATTCATGCTCATGATGCTGCCGCGCGCGATCGTCTGCGCGGACCGCGTTGAAGAGGTGCTCGGGCACGAGGTGGACACGGCGGCGGCCGAAGGTGCATCGATAAGCGAAGGCACCGTGCGCTTCGAAGACGTCTCCTACACCTACCCCGGCGCGGAAAAACCCGTGCTGGAGGGCGTGTCCTTCGAGGCGCGGCCGGGCACCACCACCGCGATTATCGGCTCAACCGGCTCCGGCAAGACCACGCTGGTGGGGCTGCTGCCGCGGCTGTACTCCCCTACCTCGGGTCGTGTGCTTATCGACGGCGTTCCGGTCTCCGCCATCGCCCGCGCCGACCTCGTCGGGGCGGTGGCGATGGTGCCGCAGAAGCCGTGGCTGTTTTCGGGCACTGTGGCGTCCAACCTGCGCATCGGCAAACCGGACGCGACCGACGACGAGCTGTGGGCCGCGCTGCGCACCGCGCAAGCAGGCTTCGTCGACAACCTGGACATGCCTATCGCCCAAGGCGGCACGAACGTCTCCGGCGGGCAGCGCCAACGCCTGTGCATCGCCCGGATGCTGGTCTCGGACCCGAAGGTCTACGTCTTCGATGACTCCTTCAGCGCGCTGGACGCAGCCACGGAAGCGAACCTGAACGTGGCGATGCGCGAAGACGCGCGGGACAAGACCGTGATCGTGGTGGCGCAGAAAGTGTCCTCCATCAGGCACGCCGACCAGATCCTGGTAATGGAGGCCGGACGCATCGTCGCCCGCGGCACGCACAACGAACTGCTAGCCCAATCCGAGACCTACCGTGAAATTGCGCAGAGCCAGGAGGTGGACGCATGA